GGGCAATATCAGTATTTATATTCCGGTAAAGGAGCAGAACTAGAAAAAATAAAACAATACTAGTGATTACTTTTTATTTTAATATTTATTTTGCTTTTGACAAAATAAATAAAAGTATGTAAAATTATGTTGTAGATTGTAAACTTAATATTTGGAATAGGTGTCCGAAAGGACTTAATAGGGAAGTCGGTTAAAGGCCGACGCGGTCCCGCCACTGTAAGAGGGAGTAAAACCACTTTATGCCACTGAGTTATCGGGAAGGTGTGGAAGTAGCAATGATCTTGAGCCAGGAGAACTGCCTGTTTAGCAATCACCGTTATACCTACGAGCGATGGGGAGGAGATTTTCGATAGTTTTACTATTAAAAATTCCCCGGCATATTTATATGCTGGGGTTTGTTTGTGTTACTTATCTGAAAAGCTCTAATTACATTTTGTAGTTAGAGCTTTTTCTTATGGCTCGTAATAAAAAACAGGAGGGTAATATGAAAGGATTTGTAAAGAGGAAAGTAGTAATTTTAGCACTAGGAGCGAGCTTTATTGTCGGTAATAATATTAGTTTTGCGGGGGAAAGCAAAGATGAGTATGTTTTTGATCCGATTATTGTAACAGCGCAACGTTGTAGTAAAACTGACATGGATACTCCGGCAGCGGTAACTGTTTACAGCGCAGAACAACTAAAATTAACTGGAGCTAATAGTGTGATTGAAGCGCTGAAATATAGTGAAGGGATTATTTACCATGCACAAGGTCCGCTAGGAAATTCGCAGGGAGCTATGACTAGCAAGCTTATCATCAGAGGCGTGGAGAAAGGTACTTTAGTGTTAATTGATGGAGTACCATTAAATTTACATGGCCGATATAATTTGGAAGACATTTCGTTAAATGATATTGAAAAAATTGAAATTGTAAGAGGTGGTGGAGCAGTTTTATATGGTAGTGAGGCTATGGGTGGGGTTATTAATATCATAATGAAAGAACGAAAAAACAATACAGTTAGTTTTGCAGGTGGTAATTATGGTAGTAAGACTGCTAACATGTCGCTGCAAGCCGGAAAACTTGGTGTTGCTTTAAATGTTGATAAAACAGAGGATATTGAAGGAATTTCAGGAGGTTATACTAGAAGTACAGTTGCTAAAACCAGTGTTAAGTATGTTCCAAAACGGTATTATGATTTTTCGGGCAATGATAAGAATGGAATATCATGGGATTATAAATTTAATGATAATTTAAATTTAGCACATCAATATAGCACTAGTAAGGCGACATATTATTATAGGCATAGTGAGAATGCTAACAATGCTACAATTGGTAGTTTGAGTTCAAGCACTAAGTATGATACTGATTATAATAGGTTACAGTTAAAATATAGTAATAATGATTTAGTTGCTAAATTATATTTAAATGAGAAAAAACAAGATAGCGATAAGATTGATTACTGGGCAAGTACTGGTGGTAAGTATCAGAAATTAGTATCACCAACTACTTCAAAAAATAAATCAAAAGATAAAGTAGTGGGATTAGATTTACAGAATTCATGGATTCTTGGAAGTGATACATTGTTGCTAGGGGCAGATTATAAAAGAGAAAGCTATGCTGATATCAGCATACTACCTAGTTCTGATGAACGTAGTTTTGCTAGAAATATTTACTCTGTTTATGGTCAATATAATCATGAACTGGATGAAAAAAGTAGTATTATTTTTAGTGCTAGAGAAACTTTGACTACTGGTGCTACTGATGATAAAAACTACCAATGTTTTACGCCACAGTTGCAGTATTTGAAAGAAATAGATGTTGAAAGTAGTTTTTATGCTAGTGCAGCTAAATCCTTTATGATGCCAACTTTTACGCAAATTTACGGTAGTACAGGACGATTGAAAGGTAATTCGGCAGTACGACCGCAAGAGGGAAAACATTTTGAAGTTGGTGTTAAAAAGAATCATAATAATCATGCTTGGCGAGTGGCATTATTTAATTATTATATAAAAGATAATATTTCATCGACTTATAAAGAGGCAACAGATGAGTTTGAAACAAGTAATGAAGATATAAAAAAT
Above is a genomic segment from Negativicutes bacterium containing:
- a CDS encoding TonB-dependent receptor — protein: MKGFVKRKVVILALGASFIVGNNISFAGESKDEYVFDPIIVTAQRCSKTDMDTPAAVTVYSAEQLKLTGANSVIEALKYSEGIIYHAQGPLGNSQGAMTSKLIIRGVEKGTLVLIDGVPLNLHGRYNLEDISLNDIEKIEIVRGGGAVLYGSEAMGGVINIIMKERKNNTVSFAGGNYGSKTANMSLQAGKLGVALNVDKTEDIEGISGGYTRSTVAKTSVKYVPKRYYDFSGNDKNGISWDYKFNDNLNLAHQYSTSKATYYYRHSENANNATIGSLSSSTKYDTDYNRLQLKYSNNDLVAKLYLNEKKQDSDKIDYWASTGGKYQKLVSPTTSKNKSKDKVVGLDLQNSWILGSDTLLLGADYKRESYADISILPSSDERSFARNIYSVYGQYNHELDEKSSIIFSARETLTTGATDDKNYQCFTPQLQYLKEIDVESSFYASAAKSFMMPTFTQIYGSTGRLKGNSAVRPQEGKHFEVGVKKNHNNHAWRVALFNYYIKDNISSTYKEATDEFETSNEDIKNTGLEFGCEIENSARVHTAWGLSYSNPQKKETDKNGVSSAWRNYYGRLQLNGGVTYSVTDWKISLNATYLAKRERDTDTGGKIKPMLLTNLNINHNLSDDKEIFLTIDNIFDRKDITSHATSEYYTMGRSFKLGYKTKL